A stretch of the bacterium genome encodes the following:
- a CDS encoding undecaprenyl-diphosphate phosphatase, translating to MDIFDALILGIVQGVTEFIPVSSSAHLVIVPELLQIAKPSLSFDTMLHFGTFLSLMLIYWKDILKLIRACGEISNDIFFKREFKSVQNDDYKRLVFLIILTTIPACLVGILLEDYVEALFKSPLAVGFFLLGTGFILAIGQRNLNGKKDILNMTVQDALFIGVAQALALAPGISRSGITITAGLYRGLNKDLAPNYAFLIALPVILGATILQLKDVEIESLYLFIIGVLSAFISGYLAIKVLLKIVKQGKLIIFAGYCWIIGLIMILWEIYK from the coding sequence ATGGATATTTTTGATGCGTTGATTTTAGGTATAGTTCAAGGAGTAACAGAATTTATTCCGGTGAGCTCCTCGGCTCATCTCGTCATTGTGCCAGAATTACTACAGATTGCAAAACCATCACTTAGTTTTGATACTATGTTACATTTTGGCACATTCCTATCACTGATGTTAATCTACTGGAAGGATATTTTGAAACTTATCCGTGCCTGCGGTGAAATATCAAATGATATTTTTTTTAAAAGGGAATTTAAAAGCGTCCAGAATGACGATTATAAAAGATTAGTTTTTTTAATCATCCTGACTACAATTCCAGCATGCCTGGTGGGGATACTTCTTGAAGATTATGTTGAAGCATTATTCAAAAGCCCTTTAGCGGTAGGATTTTTCCTGTTAGGGACAGGGTTTATATTAGCCATAGGTCAGCGTAATCTAAATGGTAAAAAGGATATTTTAAATATGACCGTCCAGGACGCCTTATTTATTGGTGTCGCCCAGGCATTAGCACTTGCCCCAGGTATTTCCCGTTCCGGGATAACGATTACAGCTGGGTTATATCGTGGGTTAAATAAAGATTTAGCCCCTAATTATGCCTTCTTAATTGCCTTACCGGTCATTTTAGGTGCAACTATTTTACAACTGAAAGATGTAGAAATAGAGAGTTTATATCTCTTTATCATAGGTGTTTTATCTGCCTTTATAAGCGGCTATCTGGCAATTAAGGTGCTTTTGAAGATAGTCAAACAAGGAAAATTAATTATCTTCGCAGGGTATTGTTGGATAATAGGATTGATAATGATTCTTTGGGAAATCTATAAGTGA